A part of Streptomyces sp. NBC_01497 genomic DNA contains:
- a CDS encoding ABC transporter substrate-binding protein, with protein MSRRLRLLSAQLPRPAHAAKLRALCAAVVGVSVLAGCGALPGSPGGKNDITVMTWAPVGTNATNMPGMPGMAKAYARWVDSTGGLAGHKLTVLTCNERNTPAGAAACAREAVSKKVDAVVGSYSQWGQQFMAPLEAASIPYIGGFGLSSQEFTSYLSYPVNGGQATLLAGNGQQLADSACAHTALVRPDTSAGDTLAQLLDTGLASRHGHKATDVRAPEDATGYETQAEKARDDAGDGGCVTAQLGDHTSTFFDSFRRLTDDGRDVRVSSVVGSIDQPLIDASGGADGLFEKALVTGWYPDSSDPVWNPMKKVIAKEAFEDNTIDAANAGVQTTWIAYTALQQVVSSIKGDQVDSGKIIDALDDGTTVRTGGLTPPLRWRYADMLGAPGFPRIVNADVTYQVVRDGRLVAQKKGFVNVAKTLVGSDLPTG; from the coding sequence ATGAGTCGTCGGCTACGTCTTCTTTCTGCCCAACTGCCCCGTCCGGCACACGCCGCGAAGCTGCGGGCCCTGTGCGCGGCGGTCGTCGGCGTCTCCGTCCTCGCGGGCTGCGGGGCGCTGCCGGGCAGCCCGGGGGGCAAGAACGACATCACGGTCATGACGTGGGCTCCCGTCGGCACCAACGCGACGAACATGCCCGGCATGCCGGGCATGGCCAAGGCGTACGCCCGCTGGGTCGACTCCACCGGCGGTCTGGCCGGGCACAAGCTGACCGTGCTCACCTGCAACGAGCGCAACACCCCGGCCGGCGCCGCCGCCTGCGCCCGCGAGGCCGTCTCGAAGAAGGTCGACGCCGTGGTCGGCTCGTACAGCCAGTGGGGCCAGCAGTTCATGGCGCCGCTGGAGGCCGCTTCGATCCCCTACATCGGCGGGTTCGGCCTCAGCAGCCAGGAGTTCACGAGCTACCTCTCCTACCCGGTCAACGGCGGCCAGGCCACGCTCCTCGCCGGGAACGGGCAGCAGCTCGCCGACTCCGCGTGCGCGCACACCGCCCTCGTACGGCCCGACACCAGCGCGGGCGACACCCTCGCGCAGCTGCTCGACACCGGGCTCGCCAGCCGGCACGGCCACAAGGCCACGGACGTCCGCGCGCCCGAGGACGCCACCGGCTACGAGACACAGGCCGAGAAGGCCCGCGACGACGCCGGGGACGGCGGCTGCGTCACCGCGCAGCTGGGCGACCACACGTCCACCTTCTTCGACTCCTTCAGACGCCTCACGGACGACGGCCGCGACGTCCGCGTCTCCTCGGTGGTCGGCAGCATCGACCAGCCGCTGATCGACGCGTCGGGCGGCGCCGACGGCCTCTTCGAGAAGGCCCTCGTGACCGGCTGGTACCCGGACTCCTCCGACCCCGTGTGGAACCCGATGAAGAAGGTCATCGCCAAGGAGGCGTTCGAGGACAACACGATCGACGCCGCCAACGCGGGCGTGCAGACCACGTGGATCGCCTACACCGCGCTCCAGCAGGTCGTCTCGTCCATCAAGGGCGACCAGGTCGACTCGGGCAAGATCATCGACGCCCTCGACGACGGCACGACGGTGCGCACGGGCGGGCTGACCCCGCCGCTGCGCTGGCGCTACGCGGACATGCTGGGCGCGCCCGGCTTTCCCCGGATCGTCAACGCGGACGTGACCTACCAAGTGGTCCGCGACGGGCGGCTCGTGGCGCAGAAGAAGGGCTTCGTGAACGTGGCGAAGACGCTGGTGGGCTCGGACCTGCCGACCGGCTGA
- a CDS encoding SCO4402 family protein: MGGMPLNDMPWWRWRSNVRSALHMLSDPVFHQECWLAGREGYGDITDAVYRLVEDTWLDNWSAEKYVGTIFRDSGESALVDVAVLRVLRIMHQVGPDAQVSAYMQHHGWPEAVRAAREAHALLATNDGDDPDTPPQSLDVLRIITRAV, encoded by the coding sequence ATGGGCGGCATGCCCTTGAATGACATGCCGTGGTGGCGCTGGCGCAGCAATGTGCGCTCGGCGCTGCACATGCTTTCCGATCCGGTCTTCCACCAGGAGTGCTGGCTCGCGGGCCGCGAGGGGTACGGCGACATCACCGACGCCGTCTACCGTCTGGTCGAGGACACCTGGCTGGACAACTGGTCCGCGGAGAAGTACGTCGGCACGATCTTCCGCGACTCCGGCGAGTCCGCCCTCGTGGACGTCGCGGTGCTGCGCGTGCTGCGGATCATGCACCAGGTGGGCCCCGACGCCCAGGTGTCCGCGTACATGCAGCACCACGGCTGGCCGGAGGCCGTACGGGCGGCGCGCGAGGCCCACGCACTGCTGGCGACGAACGACGGCGACGACCCGGACACCCCGCCCCAGTCCCTGGACGTCCTGCGGATCATCACGCGGGCGGTCTGA
- the purU gene encoding formyltetrahydrofolate deformylase: MNEPTAAAAGSAGDSAGREQYVLTLACPDKQGIVHAVSSYLFMTGCNIEDSRQFGDRDTGLFFMRVHFSAEAAEAADGAGRTDGTGAAEAGAADAGAAVSVRKLRASFAAIGDAFRMDWQIHRADARMRIVLMVSRFGHCLNDLLFRASIGALPVDIAAVVSNHTDFQGLAASYGIPFQHIPVTRDTKAEAEQRLLDLVRDEDVELVVLARYMQVISDDLCKRLNGRIINIHHSFLPSFKGARPYHQAHARGVKLIGATAHYVTAELDEGPIIEQEVERVGHEATPEQLVAIGRDVECRALARAVTWHAEHRILLNGSRTVVFA; this comes from the coding sequence ATGAACGAGCCGACCGCAGCCGCCGCCGGGAGCGCGGGCGACAGCGCCGGGCGTGAGCAGTACGTCCTCACCCTGGCCTGCCCCGACAAGCAGGGGATCGTGCACGCCGTCTCCAGCTATCTGTTCATGACCGGCTGCAACATCGAGGACAGTCGCCAGTTCGGCGACCGTGACACGGGTCTGTTCTTCATGCGGGTGCACTTCTCGGCGGAGGCGGCGGAGGCGGCGGACGGCGCCGGCCGCACGGACGGCACCGGCGCCGCGGAGGCGGGTGCGGCGGACGCGGGTGCCGCGGTCTCGGTGCGAAAGCTGCGGGCGAGCTTCGCGGCGATCGGCGACGCGTTCCGGATGGACTGGCAGATCCACCGGGCGGACGCGCGCATGCGGATCGTGCTGATGGTCAGCAGGTTCGGGCACTGCCTCAACGATCTGCTGTTCCGCGCGAGCATCGGGGCGCTGCCGGTGGACATCGCCGCCGTCGTCTCCAACCACACGGACTTCCAGGGCCTCGCCGCCTCGTACGGGATCCCGTTCCAGCACATCCCGGTCACCAGGGACACCAAGGCCGAGGCGGAGCAGCGGCTCCTCGACCTCGTACGGGACGAGGACGTCGAGCTGGTGGTGCTGGCCCGCTACATGCAGGTCATCTCCGACGACCTGTGCAAGCGGCTGAACGGCCGGATCATCAACATCCACCACTCGTTCCTGCCCAGTTTCAAGGGCGCGCGGCCCTACCACCAGGCGCACGCGCGCGGCGTGAAGCTGATCGGCGCGACCGCGCACTACGTGACGGCCGAACTGGACGAGGGCCCGATCATCGAGCAGGAGGTGGAACGCGTCGGCCACGAGGCCACCCCGGAGCAACTGGTGGCGATCGGACGGGACGTCGAGTGCCGGGCACTCGCGCGAGCCGTCACGTGGCACGCGGAGCACCGGATCCTGCTGAACGGTTCGCGGACCGTCGTCTTCGCCTGA
- a CDS encoding MDMPI N domain containing protein: MTARHDPGHPPPENREPDRTVPDPGRPAPGPPAEEPPAEERPPEDRSAQDRPAEERPAGRDRPAEVTGPASRAPAAPAPGARTRAVAAGPSHSVLMSLLGAWALAVCSPEETLYVEAHLTECDTCAEEALRLRDAVGLLQTERGLDLDPLLRSQVLRDCLDRRPARTPVPDWARPYDAETARLDALLRDIGEAEWHAPVRLRWCEEDEPVVRRTTVAGVIGHLMVVDGLVAVPLGLDDPLFPAAPLTPDERTERLWGAAAAPLTRSVHAPWREQNHALIRRVSFASGGVADLSVPYGDFALPLRDALIDRAFECWIHGADIADAVSYPYDAPGGPHRHDMIDLAARLLPAALAHRRRLSLAGPPAELVAAGSPGRSLHLEVEGPGGGDWYIPLDSPAALGSPERAVAHLAVEDVEFCLLVAGHVAPKEAAAGQRGDQAAVRDVLYAAAGLSRL, encoded by the coding sequence GTGACCGCCCGGCACGATCCCGGCCACCCGCCGCCGGAAAACAGGGAACCGGACCGCACGGTCCCGGACCCGGGCCGCCCGGCTCCCGGGCCACCGGCCGAGGAGCCGCCGGCCGAGGAACGACCGCCCGAGGACCGATCAGCTCAGGACCGCCCGGCCGAGGAGCGACCGGCGGGCCGGGACCGCCCGGCCGAGGTCACAGGGCCCGCGTCGCGGGCGCCCGCGGCCCCGGCGCCCGGGGCGAGGACGCGGGCGGTGGCCGCCGGCCCCTCCCACAGCGTGCTGATGTCGCTGCTGGGCGCGTGGGCCCTCGCGGTGTGCTCGCCGGAGGAGACCCTGTACGTCGAGGCGCACCTCACCGAGTGCGACACCTGTGCCGAGGAGGCGCTGCGGCTGCGGGACGCGGTCGGGCTGCTCCAGACGGAACGCGGCCTCGACCTCGATCCGCTCCTGCGCTCGCAGGTGCTCCGGGACTGCCTCGACCGCAGGCCGGCCCGTACGCCCGTACCGGACTGGGCCCGGCCCTACGACGCCGAGACCGCGCGGCTCGACGCGCTGCTGCGCGACATCGGGGAGGCCGAGTGGCACGCGCCCGTGCGGCTGCGCTGGTGCGAGGAGGACGAACCCGTCGTCCGCCGCACCACCGTCGCGGGCGTGATCGGTCACCTCATGGTCGTGGACGGCCTCGTCGCGGTGCCGCTCGGCCTGGACGATCCGCTCTTCCCGGCCGCGCCCCTCACGCCCGACGAGCGCACCGAGCGGCTGTGGGGCGCGGCGGCCGCACCCCTCACGCGGAGTGTGCACGCGCCCTGGCGGGAGCAGAACCACGCGCTGATCCGGCGGGTGTCGTTCGCGTCGGGCGGCGTCGCCGACCTGTCCGTCCCGTACGGGGACTTCGCGCTGCCCCTGCGCGACGCGCTCATCGACCGCGCCTTCGAGTGCTGGATCCACGGCGCCGACATCGCCGACGCCGTCTCGTACCCCTACGACGCGCCCGGCGGTCCGCACCGGCACGACATGATCGACCTGGCGGCCCGGCTGCTGCCCGCCGCGCTCGCCCACCGCAGGCGGCTCTCCCTCGCGGGGCCGCCCGCCGAACTGGTCGCCGCGGGCTCACCCGGCCGGTCGCTGCACCTGGAGGTGGAGGGCCCCGGCGGCGGCGACTGGTACATCCCGCTGGACTCCCCCGCCGCCCTCGGCTCCCCCGAACGCGCCGTGGCCCATCTCGCCGTCGAGGACGTGGAGTTCTGCCTGCTGGTGGCGGGGCACGTCGCCCCGAAGGAGGCGGCGGCGGGGCAGCGCGGCGACCAGGCGGCCGTGCGAGACGTGCTCTACGCCGCCGCGGGGCTCAGCCGGTTGTGA
- a CDS encoding sigma factor, which yields MAAETSPRWDRRMQQRLARAEEAALGELYDRHASTVHSLAHRVLEDDAAADEVTREVFAHVWQHPEDFDPARGTLRSWLARLASDRAVVRLREGGAAPESRIRRAATAARADFIVTSMPSSLRDALDSAYHQRRTYRQTARDLNVTEDEARRRLRLGLQLLSSADTRTGSSS from the coding sequence ATGGCGGCGGAGACATCGCCCCGCTGGGACCGCAGGATGCAGCAGCGGCTCGCGCGCGCCGAGGAGGCCGCGCTCGGCGAGCTGTACGACCGGCACGCCTCCACGGTGCACAGCCTGGCCCACCGCGTCCTGGAGGACGACGCCGCGGCGGACGAGGTGACCCGCGAGGTCTTCGCGCACGTCTGGCAGCACCCGGAGGACTTCGATCCGGCCCGGGGCACACTCCGCAGCTGGCTGGCCCGCCTCGCCAGCGACCGAGCGGTCGTACGGCTGCGGGAGGGCGGTGCGGCCCCGGAGAGCCGCATCCGCCGGGCGGCCACGGCGGCCCGCGCGGACTTCATCGTGACGTCGATGCCCTCGTCGCTGCGGGACGCGCTGGACAGCGCGTACCACCAGCGCCGTACCTACCGCCAGACCGCGCGGGACCTGAACGTGACGGAGGACGAGGCCCGCCGCCGCCTGCGCCTGGGCCTGCAGCTCCTGTCCTCGGCGGACACCCGCACGGGAAGCTCGTCGTGA
- a CDS encoding STAS domain-containing protein yields the protein MTLSVEEAAQGRWTVLQVTGELDLVTSPDVRRRVHDAVAEGHREVVVDLSDVYFCDSSGVGVLIAARRLLRSCQGSLRIVLPAGGMTDGSHVNRVLTALGVRRLFEVFPDAESAIDDEAEPLSA from the coding sequence GTGACACTCAGTGTGGAAGAGGCGGCACAGGGCCGTTGGACCGTGCTCCAGGTCACAGGCGAGCTCGATCTGGTGACGTCGCCGGATGTGCGCCGCCGCGTCCACGACGCCGTGGCCGAGGGGCACCGCGAGGTCGTCGTCGACCTTTCGGACGTGTACTTCTGCGATTCGAGCGGTGTGGGCGTCCTGATCGCCGCGCGCCGCCTGCTGAGATCCTGCCAGGGCTCCTTGCGGATCGTCCTGCCGGCCGGCGGCATGACCGACGGCTCGCACGTCAACCGCGTGCTGACCGCGCTCGGTGTGCGGCGCCTGTTCGAAGTCTTCCCGGACGCCGAGTCCGCGATCGACGACGAGGCCGAACCGCTCTCCGCGTAG
- a CDS encoding EF-hand domain-containing protein, with amino-acid sequence MDSAEYDRKVTSRFAAFDQDHDGSIDREEFSGAAAALLAEFGVKARSDKGQALYYGAEAFWQGMAGIADVDGDQRVTRQEFLTGAVKRLRDSPQRFAEIARPFLHAAIAVADEDGRGVTPAALERALRVLGVPQETGVRVAAALDADGDGRIGEDELLGAFAEYYVTPEP; translated from the coding sequence ATGGACAGCGCAGAGTACGACCGCAAGGTCACCTCCCGGTTCGCGGCCTTCGACCAGGACCATGACGGCTCCATCGACCGCGAGGAGTTCAGCGGGGCTGCTGCTGCGCTGCTCGCCGAGTTCGGAGTCAAGGCCAGGTCCGACAAGGGCCAGGCGCTCTACTACGGCGCGGAGGCGTTCTGGCAGGGCATGGCCGGTATCGCGGACGTCGACGGCGATCAGCGCGTCACCCGGCAGGAGTTCCTCACCGGGGCGGTGAAGCGGCTGCGGGACAGCCCTCAGCGGTTCGCCGAGATCGCCCGTCCCTTCCTGCACGCGGCGATCGCCGTCGCCGACGAGGACGGGCGCGGGGTGACCCCGGCCGCGCTGGAGCGCGCGCTGCGTGTGCTCGGCGTACCGCAGGAGACCGGCGTGCGGGTGGCCGCCGCGCTCGACGCGGACGGTGACGGCCGCATCGGCGAGGACGAACTCCTCGGGGCCTTCGCGGAGTACTACGTCACGCCGGAGCCCTGA
- a CDS encoding ATP-binding protein gives MQVLQVQLEIGPDPAEVGRARRWARSRLAGSGMDRDEQAAEILVLIVSELVTNAVVHTGCPAVLRILFGLGAAEAGTVRVEVADGCATPPNPRHAGGEDTGGRGLELVDGLADRWGWQPEGAGKRIWCEVDRGEECGGDAAPVAMVVTAAATDGHAGHPAHRTACALPRPA, from the coding sequence GTGCAGGTTCTTCAAGTGCAGCTGGAGATCGGCCCCGACCCGGCGGAGGTCGGCCGGGCGAGACGGTGGGCCCGTTCCAGACTGGCGGGTTCGGGGATGGACCGTGACGAGCAGGCAGCGGAGATCCTGGTCCTGATCGTCTCCGAGCTGGTCACCAACGCGGTGGTGCACACCGGGTGTCCGGCCGTCCTGCGGATACTGTTCGGCCTGGGTGCCGCCGAGGCGGGCACCGTACGGGTCGAAGTCGCGGACGGCTGCGCGACGCCGCCGAACCCGCGGCACGCGGGCGGCGAGGATACCGGCGGGCGCGGCCTCGAACTGGTCGACGGCCTCGCGGACCGCTGGGGCTGGCAGCCGGAGGGCGCGGGCAAGCGCATCTGGTGCGAGGTCGACCGGGGCGAGGAGTGCGGCGGGGACGCGGCGCCGGTCGCGATGGTGGTGACCGCCGCGGCGACGGACGGACATGCGGGGCATCCGGCGCACCGGACGGCGTGCGCGCTGCCCCGCCCCGCCTGA